The sequence below is a genomic window from Zavarzinia compransoris.
GCCGGCATCATGCGCCTTCCGTTTCACTTCCGTGAAGATGGATCGTGGTCCGGAAAGGTGTAGATGTCTAAAGCGCAACCCTCAGCGGTCGAGCACCGCGCCGGTGACGCCGGCAACCGTGCGCGTGCCGGTCAGGGCCAGGGACACATCGAGTTCCCTGGCGAGGATCTCCAGCGTCTTCGTCACCCCCGCCTCGCCCATAGCGGCCAGGCCGTAGAGGAAGGCCTTGCCGATCAGGCAGCCCCGGGCGCCCAGGGCCAGGGCCTTGAGAATGTCCTGGCCCGACTGCACGCCGCCGTCGAACAGGATTTCGGTCTGGTGGCCGATGGCGTCGACGATGCGGGGCAGGGCGCGGATCGAGGAGACGGCGCCGTCGAGCTGGCGGCCGCCGTGGTTGGAGACGACGACCGCATTGGCGCCGGTGGCGGCGGCCAGTTTCGCATCCTCGACATCGAGGATGCCCTTGAGGATCAGCTTGCCCGGCCAGATCTTGCGCACCCAGGCGATATCGGCCCAGGACAGCGAGGGATCGAACTGCGAGCCGATCCATTGCGACAGGGTCGAAAGCGTGCCGGCATCCTTCACCTGGCCGGCCAGATTGCCGAAGCTGCGCCGCTTGCCGAACAGGACGCGCAGCGCCCAGGCCGGCTTGGTCGCGATGTCGAGGGCATTGCCGAAGGTCAGGCGCGGCGGCACGCTGAGGCCGTTCTTGAGGTCGCGGTGGCGCTGGCCCTGGATCTGCAGGTCCAGGGTCAGCACCAGGGCCG
It includes:
- a CDS encoding alpha-hydroxy acid oxidase translates to MPTITNIQDLRALAQKRIPRAIFDYADRGSYDERTIAANRADLAALNLRQRVMIDVSSRDLGTTLAGKRAAIPVAIAPTGLTGLFHGNGEIHGARAAEAFGVPFTLSTMSICSIEDVAAATTKPFWFQLYVMRDRGFSRALVERAIAARCSALVLTLDLQIQGQRHRDLKNGLSVPPRLTFGNALDIATKPAWALRVLFGKRRSFGNLAGQVKDAGTLSTLSQWIGSQFDPSLSWADIAWVRKIWPGKLILKGILDVEDAKLAAATGANAVVVSNHGGRQLDGAVSSIRALPRIVDAIGHQTEILFDGGVQSGQDILKALALGARGCLIGKAFLYGLAAMGEAGVTKTLEILARELDVSLALTGTRTVAGVTGAVLDR